In Paenibacillus sp. J23TS9, a single genomic region encodes these proteins:
- the sigE gene encoding RNA polymerase sporulation sigma factor SigE, translating to MLVKWRLIAQLQYYRFLFLLGLKSEEIYYIGGSEALPPPLTREEEEYLLQRLSTGDAAIRSMLIERNLRLVVYIARKFENTGINIEDLVSIGAIGLIKAVNTFDPEKKIKLATYASRCIENEILMYLRRNSKIRSEVSFDEPLNIDWDGNELLLSDVLGTENDTIYRNIEEQVDRKLLHKALEKLTERERIIMELRFGLQDGEEKTQKDVADMLGISQSYISRLEKRIIKRLRKEFNKMV from the coding sequence ATGCTAGTAAAATGGCGATTGATAGCGCAGCTGCAATATTACCGATTCCTTTTTCTGCTGGGACTAAAAAGTGAGGAAATATACTACATCGGCGGCAGTGAGGCTCTCCCTCCACCGCTGACACGCGAGGAAGAGGAGTACCTGCTGCAGCGGCTCTCTACGGGAGACGCGGCAATCAGATCTATGCTGATTGAACGCAATCTGCGCCTGGTCGTCTACATTGCCCGCAAATTTGAAAACACAGGCATCAATATCGAGGATCTCGTTTCAATTGGTGCGATCGGTCTCATTAAAGCAGTCAATACGTTTGATCCTGAGAAAAAGATCAAGCTTGCCACTTATGCATCACGTTGTATAGAAAATGAAATCCTAATGTATCTGCGCCGCAACAGCAAAATCCGCAGTGAGGTTTCCTTTGATGAACCGCTTAATATCGATTGGGATGGCAACGAGCTCCTTCTCTCAGATGTCCTCGGAACCGAGAATGATACGATTTACCGGAATATCGAAGAACAGGTTGACCGTAAACTGCTTCATAAGGCATTGGAAAAGCTGACAGAACGGGAGCGCATCATTATGGAGCTGCGTTTTGGACTTCAGGATGGTGAGGAGAAAACGCAAAAAGATGTCGCCGATATGCTGGGGATTTCTCAATCCTACATATCAAGACTTGAAAAACGAATCATCAAGAGACTCCGCAAAGAATTTAACAAGATGGTGTAG
- the sigG gene encoding RNA polymerase sporulation sigma factor SigG, translating to MTRNKVEICGVDTAKLPVLTNVEMRELFHSLQQNNERSAREKLVNGNLRLVLSVIQRFNNRGEFVDDLFQVGCIGLMKAIDNFDLSQNVKFSTYAVPMIIGEIRRYLRDNNPIRVSRSLRDIAYKALQVRDSLTNQNSREPTIFEISQVLNVPKEDVVFALDAIQDPVSLFEPIYHDGGDPIYVMDQISDDKNKDVLWIEEIALREAMQRLGQREKMILSMRFFEGKTQMEVADEIGISQAQVSRLEKSAIQQMQKHVKS from the coding sequence ATGACCCGAAACAAAGTTGAAATTTGTGGTGTGGATACCGCAAAATTGCCAGTTTTAACCAATGTGGAAATGCGGGAATTGTTCCATTCCTTACAGCAAAACAACGAACGGTCAGCCAGAGAAAAGCTGGTTAACGGCAATCTGAGACTGGTGCTCAGTGTCATCCAGCGCTTTAACAATCGGGGAGAGTTTGTCGACGATTTGTTTCAGGTAGGCTGTATCGGACTCATGAAGGCCATTGATAATTTTGACTTATCGCAAAATGTGAAATTTTCGACCTATGCGGTTCCGATGATTATCGGGGAAATTCGCAGGTACCTGAGGGACAACAATCCGATCCGTGTCTCAAGATCTCTGCGTGATATCGCTTATAAGGCACTTCAGGTGCGCGACTCCCTAACGAACCAAAATTCAAGGGAACCGACAATCTTCGAGATTTCCCAGGTGCTGAATGTACCTAAGGAAGATGTGGTTTTTGCTCTTGATGCCATTCAGGATCCTGTCTCTCTGTTCGAACCGATTTATCATGACGGTGGTGATCCCATTTATGTGATGGACCAGATCAGTGATGATAAGAACAAGGATGTGCTCTGGATTGAAGAGATTGCTCTGCGCGAGGCCATGCAACGATTGGGTCAACGGGAAAAAATGATACTTTCAATGCGCTTTTTTGAAGGGAAAACCCAAATGGAGGTTGCCGATGAAATCGGTATTTCACAAGCACAGGTGTCCCGTTTAGAGAAGTCGGCCATTCAGCAAATGCAAAAGCATGTGAAGTCTTAA
- a CDS encoding YlmC/YmxH family sporulation protein, translating into MKISDFQTKDVINIVDGKRLGQISDLELDLRQGRIDAIVVPSYSKFLGLFGGGADLIIPWRNIVKIGSDVVLVKMEELKTLQDEKDAATYAERQERDRRNYRDL; encoded by the coding sequence ATGAAAATATCCGATTTTCAAACCAAGGATGTCATCAATATTGTGGACGGCAAAAGGCTAGGTCAAATCAGTGATCTTGAACTGGATCTCCGTCAAGGCCGGATTGACGCCATTGTTGTTCCGAGCTACAGCAAATTTTTGGGGCTGTTTGGCGGCGGCGCGGATTTAATTATACCGTGGCGGAATATTGTTAAAATTGGATCGGATGTCGTTCTGGTCAAGATGGAGGAACTAAAAACGCTGCAGGACGAAAAGGATGCTGCGACCTATGCGGAAAGGCAGGAGAGGGACCGGCGTAATTACAGGGATTTGTGA